In the Oncorhynchus nerka isolate Pitt River linkage group LG2, Oner_Uvic_2.0, whole genome shotgun sequence genome, one interval contains:
- the LOC115145310 gene encoding cytochrome c oxidase subunit NDUFA4-like: MALWLIHMEEDRERRGITTTETLNPSVLLPDNRLDCLTKGPHISWNRKNNPDPWNTYGPHYQYKLVAVNMDYKALKKEGPDF, from the exons ATGGCCCTCTGGCTCATACATATggaggaggatagggagaggagaggaataacaaccacagaaa CCCTCAATCCCTCAGTTCTTCTTCCTGATAATAGGCTTGACTGTCTGACCAAGGGACCCCACATCAG TTGGAACCGAAAGAACAACCCAGACCCTTGGAACACATACGGTCCACACTATCAGTACAAG TTGGTGGCCGTCAATATGGACTACAAGGCTCTGAAGAAGGAGGGCCCTGACTTCTAA